In bacterium, the following proteins share a genomic window:
- a CDS encoding glycosyltransferase family 2 protein codes for MKVSVIIPVYNEKNTIAEIVRRVSEVDIASELIVVDDCSTDGTRDVYPKLERYIQKLLFHDRNMGKGAAFRTGLAATTGDVILVQDADLEYNPGEYHKLLRPIFEDRADVVYGSRFKGSEEHRVLYFWHYIGNRLLTIFSNMLTGLNLSDMETCYKAFRTSLIKSLDLKENRFGFEAEVTAKVARAKARVYEVGISYRGRTYTEGKKIGWRDGLRAIYCIVRYNLFG; via the coding sequence ATGAAGGTCTCTGTTATTATTCCTGTCTATAACGAGAAGAACACGATAGCGGAGATCGTTAGACGTGTCTCGGAGGTTGACATTGCCTCAGAGCTCATCGTGGTCGATGACTGCTCCACGGACGGCACTAGAGACGTCTATCCCAAGCTCGAGCGCTACATCCAAAAGCTGCTCTTTCACGATAGGAATATGGGCAAAGGCGCGGCATTCAGGACGGGCCTCGCAGCGACGACAGGCGACGTCATTCTTGTGCAGGACGCCGACCTTGAGTACAACCCTGGCGAGTATCACAAACTCCTACGGCCGATATTCGAGGACAGGGCGGACGTGGTCTATGGGTCGCGTTTCAAGGGTAGTGAGGAGCATAGGGTCCTCTATTTCTGGCACTATATCGGCAACCGATTACTTACGATATTCTCCAATATGCTCACCGGCCTCAACCTGTCCGATATGGAGACCTGCTACAAGGCGTTTCGGACCTCGCTCATCAAATCACTCGACCTCAAGGAGAACAGGTTCGGCTTTGAGGCCGAGGTAACCGCTAAGGTGGCAAGGGCAAAGGCCAGGGTTTACGAGGTGGGCATCTCATATCGAGGCAGAACATACACTGAGGGCAAGAAGATCGGCTGGCGGGATGGGCTGCGTGCTATCTACTGTATTGTCAGATACAATCTGTTTGGTTAG
- a CDS encoding nucleoside-diphosphate sugar epimerase/dehydratase → MRDLTSREKRLLLMFADSLAIAGCYLLAFYLKFEFPLPHLEARLFQNTIILVIGIKLAAYYFSGCYRGVWRYASMADLLVIIRATCIATVLIIMVVIILYGRTDSPAPVFIIDWLLTIFAVGAVRFLARGYRLIVSEQPKASRKVLVVGDGDPAEMLIREIFSNPSVGLELVGLITEDPDLVGNRIHGVPVLGSIAEVGNIAAEKQVDEVIIAMPKASGAQVRRIINVCKAADIKFRTLPPLGDIIKGMVSVNQIRDVQVEDLLRRPPIRLNAERILQSIRGKRVLVTGAGGSIGSELCRQAAKYDPAVLILVEQAENCLYAIDYELEREMVPKVRHTAMVADIVDAVRVDEIFRESRPQFIFHAAAHKHVPLMERNALEAFKNNVIGTATLAEAAIKWGSESFVLISTDKAVNPTSIMGASKRLAELYVHDCVDSQKTAFMIVRFGNVLGSTGSVVPLFMRQIRQGGPVTVTHPEVTRYFMTIPEAVQLVLEAATMGKGGEVFVLKMGEQIRIVDLAKDLIRLSGLTPGEDIEIVYTGLRAGEKLFEELLLKGENLQATEHSDILAAGGEERDVHRTRKLIDMLKEAVGRGDLQGALRAMRLMVPEFVGEGPIDQMSLLRSYVLKSAESDGRAEFKQGAHANPGLTEAKKQ, encoded by the coding sequence ATGCGTGATCTGACGTCCAGGGAGAAGAGACTCCTGCTGATGTTTGCTGATTCTCTGGCCATCGCAGGTTGCTATCTTCTGGCGTTCTATCTGAAGTTTGAGTTCCCGCTGCCGCACCTGGAGGCCAGGCTCTTCCAAAACACGATTATTCTAGTGATTGGTATAAAACTCGCCGCCTACTATTTCTCGGGCTGTTACAGGGGCGTATGGCGATACGCCAGCATGGCCGACCTCCTCGTCATCATCCGAGCCACGTGCATAGCCACAGTTCTTATCATCATGGTCGTCATAATCCTCTATGGCCGCACCGACAGTCCCGCCCCAGTGTTCATCATTGATTGGTTGCTGACGATCTTTGCTGTCGGCGCGGTGAGGTTCCTTGCCAGAGGCTACCGGCTGATTGTCTCTGAGCAGCCGAAGGCGAGTCGCAAGGTGTTAGTCGTTGGAGATGGAGACCCCGCCGAGATGCTCATCAGGGAGATATTCAGCAACCCTTCGGTTGGGTTGGAGTTAGTTGGCCTGATCACGGAAGACCCTGACTTGGTCGGGAACCGGATTCACGGCGTGCCTGTGCTGGGCTCAATCGCAGAGGTGGGCAACATAGCGGCCGAGAAGCAGGTGGATGAGGTCATAATCGCGATGCCAAAGGCCAGCGGGGCGCAGGTTAGGCGGATCATTAACGTCTGCAAGGCGGCGGACATCAAGTTCAGGACGCTGCCGCCTTTGGGGGACATAATCAAGGGGATGGTCTCCGTGAACCAGATTCGAGATGTGCAGGTCGAGGACCTCCTGCGGAGGCCTCCGATTCGCTTGAACGCGGAGCGCATACTGCAATCTATCCGTGGTAAGAGGGTTCTTGTGACCGGTGCGGGTGGGTCGATAGGGTCGGAGCTTTGTAGGCAAGCGGCGAAGTACGACCCGGCAGTCCTGATTCTGGTTGAGCAGGCTGAGAACTGCCTCTATGCGATTGACTACGAGCTGGAACGCGAGATGGTGCCGAAGGTCAGGCACACTGCAATGGTAGCCGACATCGTGGATGCTGTTCGCGTTGACGAGATATTCAGGGAGTCAAGACCGCAGTTCATTTTCCATGCCGCCGCTCACAAGCATGTCCCGCTGATGGAAAGGAATGCATTGGAGGCTTTCAAGAACAATGTGATCGGGACTGCAACGCTCGCTGAGGCGGCAATTAAGTGGGGCTCGGAGTCCTTTGTGCTGATCTCGACGGATAAGGCGGTTAATCCGACTAGCATAATGGGCGCCTCGAAGCGGTTGGCAGAGTTATATGTTCATGATTGCGTAGATTCTCAGAAGACGGCGTTCATGATCGTGAGGTTTGGGAACGTGTTGGGCTCGACCGGCAGTGTAGTTCCTCTTTTCATGCGACAGATTCGTCAGGGCGGCCCCGTGACGGTTACGCATCCCGAGGTTACGCGCTATTTCATGACAATTCCTGAGGCAGTTCAGCTGGTTCTCGAGGCGGCCACGATGGGCAAGGGGGGAGAGGTATTCGTGCTCAAGATGGGGGAGCAGATACGGATCGTTGACCTTGCGAAGGACTTGATCAGGCTTTCAGGGCTTACCCCGGGCGAGGACATAGAGATCGTCTATACGGGGTTGAGAGCTGGGGAGAAGCTCTTCGAGGAGTTGCTTCTGAAGGGCGAGAACCTACAAGCCACGGAGCACTCAGACATCCTTGCAGCTGGCGGCGAGGAGCGGGATGTTCACAGGACACGTAAACTGATCGACATGCTCAAGGAGGCCGTGGGCCGTGGAGACCTTCAAGGTGCGCTCAGAGCGATGCGACTGATGGTCCCGGAGTTCGTTGGTGAGGGCCCAATCGATCAGATGTCGCTTTTGAGGAGTTACGTCCTCAAGTCGGCGGAGTCAGATGGGCGAGCGGAGTTTAAGCAGGGTGCTCACGCAAATCCTGGCCTGACCGAGGCGAAGAAACAATAG
- a CDS encoding response regulator: protein MRQKAFNILVVDDEQPVCDVIVDALPKAKYHVDVAYNGQQGLEMAQSKKYDVVFMDLYMPVLDGCEAIKKIKSAFPEVIIVVMTGVRNREMVEKALSFGANSVMVKPFRISEVQSILKMLTPPKG from the coding sequence ATGCGGCAGAAGGCATTTAACATTCTTGTAGTTGACGACGAGCAGCCGGTATGCGACGTGATTGTCGATGCTTTGCCGAAAGCCAAGTACCACGTTGACGTAGCCTACAACGGACAACAGGGTCTCGAGATGGCCCAGAGCAAGAAATACGATGTGGTTTTCATGGATTTGTACATGCCTGTCTTGGACGGGTGCGAGGCGATCAAGAAAATCAAGTCAGCGTTTCCCGAGGTGATCATAGTCGTCATGACGGGTGTTAGAAACCGTGAGATGGTCGAAAAGGCATTGAGCTTCGGGGCAAACTCCGTGATGGTGAAGCCTTTTCGCATCTCAGAGGTGCAGAGCATTTTGAAGATGCTAACACCGCCGAAGGGATAA
- a CDS encoding CpsD/CapB family tyrosine-protein kinase produces MKKDKPQKSYMVCVKEISSDADVRAIIEKLSKFCKGARMEEIEHAIKSPPFSFRRMNFDSAQAAKEELERLGCALDIREGTGVSSAEEQLLFAQTSRKHMMRLAKGVDEQQLLQGLDVFTSEDPSVEAYRALRTNLLVQMKQDGVNSFLITSPSASEGKSTIVANLGIALANAGKKTILVDMDLRHSVLHEFMGVDNSLGVTNVVLDGLDPDSAISHTVFERLHVLPSGPTPPNPAEILSSSSVRELLATLSDDFDVVLVDSPPLIGLTDAVVLGTIVGGVVLVIRAGRTSRQQMSLAVQMLENVGCRVLGAVLNEVDVHKPYYKVYAYSRPRRA; encoded by the coding sequence ATGAAAAAAGATAAGCCGCAGAAGTCATATATGGTCTGTGTAAAGGAGATATCGTCGGACGCTGATGTTCGAGCGATCATCGAGAAGCTCTCCAAGTTCTGCAAAGGCGCCAGGATGGAAGAGATCGAACATGCTATCAAAAGCCCTCCGTTTTCATTTCGCAGAATGAATTTTGACTCTGCACAGGCGGCGAAGGAGGAACTTGAGAGGCTTGGCTGCGCGCTTGATATCAGGGAGGGCACCGGCGTCTCTTCTGCCGAGGAACAGCTGCTGTTTGCGCAGACGAGTCGCAAGCACATGATGCGGCTTGCCAAAGGCGTGGATGAGCAGCAGCTCCTTCAGGGCCTGGATGTGTTCACGAGCGAGGACCCTTCTGTTGAGGCATACAGGGCTCTCAGGACTAATCTCCTTGTTCAGATGAAGCAGGATGGCGTAAACAGTTTTCTTATCACTAGCCCCTCGGCAAGTGAGGGGAAGTCCACTATCGTCGCGAATCTAGGCATCGCGCTGGCCAACGCTGGCAAGAAGACGATACTTGTGGACATGGACCTCAGGCACTCTGTGCTTCATGAGTTCATGGGGGTCGACAACTCCCTGGGCGTTACGAACGTAGTCCTTGACGGCCTGGACCCAGATTCGGCCATCAGCCACACGGTTTTCGAGAGGTTACATGTTCTTCCTAGTGGGCCCACGCCGCCGAATCCGGCCGAGATATTGTCATCTTCCTCGGTGCGAGAGCTGTTGGCGACGTTGTCAGATGATTTCGACGTGGTGCTCGTGGACTCACCTCCTCTAATTGGGCTGACGGACGCGGTCGTGCTGGGCACGATTGTGGGCGGCGTTGTCCTTGTCATCAGGGCGGGGAGGACCTCGAGGCAACAGATGTCGCTAGCGGTGCAGATGCTTGAGAACGTTGGGTGTCGTGTTTTGGGAGCGGTTCTCAACGAGGTTGATGTCCACAAGCCATACTATAAGGTCTATGCGTATTCACGTCCAAGGCGGGCGTGA